Proteins from one bacterium genomic window:
- the tenA gene encoding thiaminase II, translated as MTDRFSSHLRELADGLWRAQLEHPFVRGIADGSLDLDKFRHWIRQDYRFLIDYCRLLALAAARSPDLDTLARFADLLQSTARTEMELHRAVAAGFRISAEELEAEPAAPVTQAYTDFLIRAATTRDFAELAAALLPCMWGFSWLGRELGAKDRPPDPRLAAWIDSYASPEFGAQADWCRELVDRLGAEASGAGRHRMEAAFIASSRHELAFWEMCWTHQGAPSL; from the coding sequence TTGACGGATCGGTTCAGCTCTCACCTCCGCGAACTCGCCGACGGCCTCTGGCGCGCCCAGCTCGAGCACCCATTCGTCCGCGGCATCGCCGATGGCAGCCTCGACCTGGACAAGTTCCGGCACTGGATCCGGCAGGACTACCGGTTCCTGATCGACTACTGCCGGCTTCTGGCGCTGGCCGCGGCGCGCTCACCCGACCTCGACACGCTGGCTCGCTTCGCCGACCTTCTGCAGTCGACCGCTCGGACCGAGATGGAGCTGCACCGGGCGGTCGCGGCCGGCTTCAGGATCAGCGCTGAGGAGTTGGAAGCCGAGCCGGCGGCGCCGGTGACGCAGGCTTATACCGACTTCCTGATCCGGGCCGCCACCACCCGGGACTTCGCGGAGCTCGCCGCCGCCCTCCTGCCGTGCATGTGGGGTTTTTCGTGGCTGGGACGCGAGTTGGGCGCAAAAGACCGCCCGCCAGATCCCCGCCTTGCCGCCTGGATCGACTCCTATGCCAGCCCGGAATTCGGCGCCCAGGCGGATTGGTGCCGCGAACTGGTCGACCGCTTGGGAGCGGAGGCCTCAGGAGCCGGCCGGCACCGGATGGAGGCCGCCTTCATCGCCTCGAGCCGGCAC
- a CDS encoding TenA family transcriptional regulator — protein sequence MATADLISRHSQEWRSAVDHPFLAGVRDGTLPARAFDRWLAQDYLFVTDLLGFQAGLLALAPRPAQRVLAGGLVALESELTWFEASAAERGLRLGGERHSSTEAYRVALDQLLAEGPAPAVTALWAMERVYLEAWRGAAPGAPRYRAFVEHWTVPEFAAYVLDLEGAATDGPLSEAAFLQICRLELDFWDMAWGAA from the coding sequence ATGGCAACCGCAGACCTGATCTCGCGACACTCCCAAGAGTGGCGGTCGGCGGTCGACCATCCATTTCTGGCCGGAGTCCGAGACGGCACCCTCCCGGCGCGCGCTTTCGACCGCTGGCTGGCGCAGGACTACCTGTTCGTCACCGACCTCCTCGGTTTTCAAGCCGGCCTGCTCGCCCTCGCTCCCCGGCCGGCGCAACGCGTCCTGGCTGGGGGCCTGGTGGCGCTGGAGTCCGAGCTCACCTGGTTCGAGGCGAGCGCAGCGGAACGCGGGCTGCGACTCGGCGGCGAGCGCCATTCGAGCACCGAGGCCTATCGCGTGGCGCTGGACCAGCTGCTGGCGGAGGGGCCGGCCCCGGCCGTCACCGCCCTTTGGGCGATGGAACGCGTGTACCTGGAGGCCTGGCGGGGCGCCGCTCCCGGGGCGCCGCGGTACCGCGCCTTCGTCGAGCATTGGACCGTGCCCGAGTTCGCCGCCTACGTGCTCGACCTTGAGGGCGCCGCCACGGACGGGCCCCTTTCGGAGGCGGCCTTCCTCCAGATCTGCCGGCTGGAACTGGACTTCTGGGACATGGCCTGGGGCGCCGCTTGA
- the bioB gene encoding biotin synthase BioB yields the protein MDRASVRDLVDRALEGLPPDREEALAVLRVSDSQTLSLVAEVARVRRHFFQDRVKLNFLLNIKSGLCPEDCQYCSQSKLSTAPIPRYSMLPPAAAVQAATIAVGTGAKRFCMVASGRGPSQSELRRFLAAVRAVKGAHPDLEICACLGLLADGQAEQLKEAGVYAYNHNLNTSQDHYGKICSTHDFADRRQTVSRAKASGLSPCSGALFGMGEADEDIVDVGFALRELEPDSVPINFLIPIEGTPLAGDCELTPLRCLRILALYRLLFPDVEVRIAGGREVHLRSLQPLGLQLANSIFAGDYLTTKGQAASADLDLIADCGLRVETADELTLPRSRLAPVVLKTSAFD from the coding sequence ATGGATCGTGCTTCGGTGCGCGACCTCGTGGATCGTGCTCTCGAGGGCTTGCCACCTGATCGTGAAGAAGCGCTGGCCGTGCTGCGGGTCAGCGATTCGCAGACGCTGTCACTGGTCGCCGAGGTGGCCCGCGTTCGCAGACACTTTTTCCAGGATCGGGTCAAGCTCAACTTCCTGCTCAACATCAAGAGCGGGCTTTGCCCCGAGGACTGCCAGTACTGTTCGCAGTCGAAGCTCTCCACGGCACCCATCCCGCGTTACTCCATGCTGCCTCCCGCGGCGGCGGTGCAGGCGGCGACAATCGCCGTCGGCACCGGGGCCAAGCGCTTCTGCATGGTCGCCAGCGGCAGGGGCCCGAGCCAATCCGAGCTGCGCCGCTTCCTCGCCGCCGTGCGGGCGGTGAAAGGGGCGCACCCAGACCTCGAGATCTGCGCTTGCCTGGGCTTGCTTGCCGACGGCCAGGCGGAGCAGCTCAAGGAGGCTGGGGTCTACGCCTACAACCACAACCTCAACACCAGCCAGGACCATTACGGAAAGATCTGTTCCACCCACGACTTCGCCGATCGCCGGCAAACGGTGAGCCGGGCCAAGGCGTCCGGGCTTTCGCCCTGCTCGGGTGCGCTCTTCGGGATGGGGGAGGCCGACGAGGACATCGTCGACGTCGGGTTCGCCCTTCGTGAGCTGGAACCCGACTCCGTGCCCATCAACTTCCTGATTCCGATCGAGGGGACGCCTCTGGCCGGGGACTGCGAGTTGACTCCGCTCCGTTGCCTGCGCATCCTCGCCCTCTATCGCCTGCTGTTCCCCGACGTCGAGGTCAGGATCGCCGGCGGCCGAGAGGTGCATCTGCGCAGCCTGCAGCCGCTCGGCCTGCAGCTGGCCAACTCGATCTTCGCCGGTGACTACCTCACCACCAAGGGCCAGGCCGCCAGCGCCGACCTCGACCTGATCGCCGACTGCGGGCTGCGAGTCGAGACGGCTGATGAGCTGACGCTGCCTCGATCACGCCTCGCTCCGGTGGTTCTGAAAACGTCGGCGTTCGACTAG
- a CDS encoding DNA-binding protein, whose product MSVPPLRRRVPGLRSFPAWLELLLWFAFVAACLAALASVSTPQSTSLTQAAVRAMLAIAGQTLDSWLERSTAWLSGHEPSVLLLLLAVLGICWLVATAGAASALRRALQPRPHLGDWWLVRWRREPGPRIPAPPAAAPASFPPHPPSAPTPTGVVDTRAAAAFLGVSQSSVYRWASTGRLPCARTREGLRFNSGELEALRERRARRPGVVRQSGSVA is encoded by the coding sequence TTGAGCGTGCCTCCCCTGCGGCGAAGGGTGCCCGGGCTGCGCAGCTTCCCCGCGTGGCTGGAGCTGCTGCTCTGGTTCGCTTTCGTGGCGGCTTGCCTGGCGGCGCTGGCGAGCGTCAGCACCCCTCAGTCGACCAGCCTCACCCAGGCGGCGGTGCGAGCGATGCTCGCCATCGCCGGCCAGACCCTCGACTCCTGGCTCGAGCGGAGCACCGCCTGGCTGTCCGGACATGAGCCGTCCGTCCTTCTGCTCCTGCTGGCCGTTCTCGGCATCTGCTGGCTCGTCGCGACCGCGGGCGCCGCTTCAGCCCTGCGCCGTGCACTCCAGCCCAGGCCTCATCTCGGCGACTGGTGGCTCGTCCGATGGCGCCGGGAACCAGGGCCACGCATCCCCGCGCCTCCCGCCGCCGCTCCCGCCTCGTTCCCTCCGCATCCGCCCAGCGCTCCCACCCCGACGGGTGTTGTCGACACACGGGCGGCGGCGGCCTTCCTTGGGGTTTCTCAGTCCTCGGTGTACCGGTGGGCGAGCACCGGCCGGCTGCCCTGCGCGCGCACCCGTGAGGGATTGCGCTTCAATTCCGGCGAGCTGGAAGCGCTACGAGAGCGCCGCGCTCGCCGCCCCGGGGTGGTCCGCCAATCGGGGTCGGTGGCATGA
- a CDS encoding transcriptional regulator, giving the protein MSSPHERRRTHHIATVAVLADPVRRSLYEFALSREPGDVSRDQAAEALGIRRGLAAFHLDKLVEAGLMRTEYRRPSGVGGPGAGRPTKFYRRSHEPIEVSLPQRRYDLMGRFLADAVTDGRAPGARRAQVAAQGYGRELGAIARGRGGARPSAGRLIAEALAVLAEHGFEPVRQGRHRIILRNCPFHALAVDYNDTVCEVNLAMHRGVVESLGAGSLRAEREPSPGRCCVAYRTVKVGSRGE; this is encoded by the coding sequence ATGAGCTCGCCTCACGAGCGCCGGCGGACGCACCACATAGCGACGGTGGCCGTTCTGGCGGACCCCGTGCGCCGCTCCCTCTACGAGTTCGCGCTCTCCCGGGAGCCGGGAGACGTCTCGCGCGATCAGGCCGCCGAAGCGCTCGGCATCAGGCGAGGTCTCGCCGCCTTCCACCTGGACAAGCTGGTCGAGGCCGGGCTCATGCGGACCGAGTACCGGCGTCCGTCCGGCGTGGGCGGCCCCGGCGCGGGGCGACCGACCAAGTTTTACCGTCGCAGCCACGAGCCGATCGAGGTCAGCCTTCCCCAGCGCCGGTACGACCTGATGGGCAGGTTCCTCGCCGATGCGGTGACTGACGGCCGCGCCCCCGGTGCGCGGCGCGCACAGGTGGCTGCGCAGGGGTACGGGCGAGAGCTGGGTGCCATCGCTCGCGGCCGAGGCGGCGCACGGCCGTCGGCGGGCCGGTTGATCGCCGAAGCGTTGGCCGTGCTGGCCGAACACGGGTTTGAGCCGGTTCGCCAAGGGCGTCACAGGATCATCCTTCGCAATTGCCCGTTCCACGCACTGGCCGTCGATTACAACGACACCGTCTGCGAGGTCAACCTCGCTATGCATCGGGGTGTGGTCGAGAGCCTGGGGGCCGGTTCACTGCGAGCCGAGCGCGAACCGTCACCCGGCCGTTGCTGCGTCGCCTACCGAACCGTGAAGGTGGGTTCGCGCGGTGAGTGA
- a CDS encoding glycoside hydrolase family 1 protein, whose product MSDTTTLPNGFLVGASVSAHQVEGGNTNSDWWWWEHIESTPCREPSGDACDFYHRYGEDIALLDGLGLNTFRFGIEWARIEPAEGEFSQATLDHYRRVLEACHEHRVVPIVTFHHVTLPKWLHDLGGFASDRFPSLFERYCDRAAQALGDLIGYACTINEPQGLGSSGYMLGINPPGHTDDRDGAQRAVDHLLEAHRLGAAAIRSRARIPVGVTLALPDLQYEDGAAPGDTSLELESRVNDWFFELARKDDFIGVQTYTRFRIGPEGPRSPGHDWSDTTREITETEQTTQMGYEPYPPALGAAIRRAWKSCGGIPILVTESGIATAIDEKRVAYMTAALREVQACLAEGIDVRGYLYSSLLDNFEWAFGYAPTFGLVAVDRRTFARHPKPSAAWLGEYAKSVRNR is encoded by the coding sequence ATGAGCGACACGACCACGTTGCCAAACGGCTTTCTCGTCGGCGCCTCGGTGTCGGCGCACCAGGTCGAGGGCGGCAACACCAACAGCGACTGGTGGTGGTGGGAGCACATCGAATCGACGCCGTGCCGCGAACCGTCCGGAGACGCCTGCGATTTCTATCACCGCTATGGCGAGGATATCGCCCTGCTGGACGGGCTCGGTCTGAACACGTTCCGGTTCGGCATCGAATGGGCGCGCATCGAACCGGCCGAAGGTGAGTTCTCGCAAGCGACGCTCGACCACTACCGTCGCGTCCTGGAGGCTTGCCACGAGCATCGCGTCGTCCCGATCGTCACGTTTCACCACGTCACGCTGCCGAAATGGCTGCACGACCTGGGCGGTTTCGCCTCCGACCGCTTTCCATCGCTCTTCGAGCGCTATTGCGACCGCGCGGCGCAGGCGCTCGGGGACCTCATCGGGTATGCCTGCACGATCAACGAGCCGCAGGGGCTGGGCTCGAGCGGATACATGCTGGGCATCAACCCGCCAGGGCACACCGACGACCGGGACGGCGCCCAGCGCGCGGTCGATCACCTGCTCGAGGCACACCGCCTGGGGGCGGCGGCGATCCGTTCGCGAGCCCGGATCCCGGTGGGTGTGACCCTCGCCCTCCCCGACCTCCAGTACGAGGATGGCGCGGCGCCCGGGGACACATCGTTGGAGCTCGAGTCGCGCGTCAACGACTGGTTTTTCGAGCTGGCACGCAAGGATGACTTCATCGGGGTCCAGACCTACACGCGGTTTCGCATCGGGCCGGAAGGTCCGCGCAGCCCCGGCCACGATTGGAGCGACACGACACGCGAGATCACCGAGACCGAGCAGACGACGCAGATGGGATACGAGCCCTACCCGCCGGCGCTGGGCGCGGCGATCCGGCGTGCGTGGAAGAGCTGCGGCGGGATTCCGATCCTGGTCACCGAGAGTGGCATCGCCACCGCGATCGACGAGAAGCGGGTGGCCTACATGACGGCCGCCCTGCGCGAGGTGCAGGCCTGCCTTGCGGAAGGCATCGACGTGCGCGGCTATCTCTACTCGTCCCTCCTCGACAACTTCGAGTGGGCCTTCGGCTACGCGCCGACCTTCGGTCTGGTCGCGGTGGATCGCAGGACATTCGCCCGCCATCCCAAACCAAGCGCCGCCTGGCTCGGGGAGTACGCGAAGTCGGTGCGCAACCGCTAG
- a CDS encoding adenylate kinase, whose product MRCAPTTTSRCWCCRPRPGAPTPRRRRESRLATWSCRSSRAVFHRRGLPRGRRPQLAAAPPLDPAAGQVIGIIFGPPGSGKGTQATRIQSEFRLTHLSTGEILRAEVAKGSDIGREVGRIMAAGALVPDDLIVGIVRGRLPGSEAGAGVLLDGFPRTVEQARALDAMLSAEGRPGVDLVIFLDVPERVLVERLLHRAAVEGRADDTREAITGRMHEYRTVTAAVLDHYREDGVRVAEIDGVGEVGEVFNRIRAAIRSSRR is encoded by the coding sequence ATTCGATGTGCTCCCACCACCACCAGTCGCTGTTGGTGTTGCCGCCCTCGACCTGGTGCGCCGACACCGAGGCGCCGACGAGAAAGCCGTTTGGCAACGTGGTCGTGTCGCTCATCCCGGGCAGTGTTCCACAGGCGGGGCTTGCCGCGTGGCCGGCGACCGCAGCTGGCGGCGGCGCCGCCGCTCGATCCGGCCGCCGGTCAAGTGATCGGGATCATCTTCGGGCCGCCCGGCAGCGGCAAGGGGACGCAGGCGACGCGCATCCAGTCCGAGTTCCGGCTCACGCACCTGTCGACCGGCGAGATCCTTCGGGCCGAGGTCGCCAAGGGCAGCGACATCGGCCGGGAGGTGGGCCGGATCATGGCCGCCGGCGCGCTGGTGCCCGATGACCTGATCGTCGGCATCGTCCGCGGCCGACTGCCAGGGTCCGAGGCCGGCGCCGGCGTGCTCCTCGACGGCTTCCCCAGGACGGTCGAGCAGGCCAGGGCGCTGGACGCGATGCTCTCGGCCGAGGGCCGCCCCGGGGTGGACCTTGTGATCTTCCTGGACGTTCCCGAGCGAGTGCTGGTCGAGCGTCTGCTGCATCGGGCCGCGGTTGAGGGCCGGGCCGATGACACGCGAGAGGCGATCACGGGGCGCATGCACGAATACAGGACCGTCACGGCGGCGGTCCTGGATCACTATCGCGAGGACGGAGTTCGCGTGGCGGAGATCGACGGGGTCGGCGAGGTGGGGGAGGTGTTCAACCGCATCCGAGCGGCCATCCGGTCTTCCCGCCGGTAG
- a CDS encoding glycoside hydrolase family 15 protein produces MRTTVKGERARTRPGVDADGRADREVGPRAAASRIASAFPPIGDYAFLSDCEVNALVAPSGRVEWMCLPRPDSPSVFAAILDRAAGSFRFGPTGVQVPAGRRYLPGTLVLETTWRTRTGWLIVRDALCIGPWYHSQRRSGTHRRPPTDQEAEHILLRTARCLVGEVELGIDCHPVFAYGRTAARWEYSGPGYGEAIATGGESDVPLRLVTDLRVGFEGPGAHATKTLRQGDRAYAAIAWPRSQHSTTKEFWAEHPPPADLDEAFHRIERTADFWREWINHGEFPEHPWQSYLQRSALTLKGLTYSPTGALLAAPTTSLPETIGGERNWDYRYTWIRDGTFMLWGLYTLGFAREANDFFYFIADVAAGKKDLQIMYGIGGEHELAEKTLDHLSGYDGSRPVRIGNAAFQQVQHDVWGAVLDSVYLHTKSRDYLPEAVWPILKHSVECAIGNWKKPDHGIWEMRGRPQHFTSSKLMCWVSADRGARLAELHGDLDLAERWQAAADEIKSDICEHGVDSRGVFVQRYGSKALDASVLLIPLVRFLPPDDPRVKATVLAIAGELTVDGMVLRYRPEETDEGLSGEEGTFTMCSFWLVSALCEIGELERARQLCEKLLSYSSPLQLYAEEIDPRSGRHLGNFPQAFSHLALINAVMHVIHCETGTPHIFGGVPSPQP; encoded by the coding sequence ATTAGGACCACGGTGAAAGGCGAGCGCGCCCGCACCAGGCCCGGTGTGGACGCCGACGGCCGGGCTGATCGCGAGGTCGGGCCCCGCGCCGCGGCGTCGCGCATCGCCAGCGCCTTCCCGCCCATCGGCGACTACGCCTTCCTGTCCGACTGCGAGGTCAATGCGCTGGTCGCGCCGAGCGGTCGGGTGGAGTGGATGTGCCTGCCGCGTCCCGACAGTCCGAGCGTGTTCGCGGCCATCCTGGATCGCGCCGCGGGCAGCTTCCGCTTCGGCCCGACCGGAGTCCAGGTGCCCGCCGGGCGCCGCTACCTGCCCGGCACCCTGGTCCTGGAAACGACCTGGAGGACGCGGACCGGCTGGCTCATCGTCCGAGACGCACTCTGCATCGGTCCCTGGTATCACAGCCAGCGGCGGTCGGGCACGCACCGGCGGCCGCCGACCGACCAGGAGGCGGAGCACATCCTGCTGCGAACGGCGCGGTGCCTGGTCGGCGAGGTCGAGCTGGGCATTGACTGCCACCCGGTGTTCGCCTATGGGCGGACGGCCGCCAGGTGGGAGTACTCGGGCCCTGGTTACGGCGAGGCGATCGCGACCGGTGGCGAGTCCGACGTGCCGCTGCGCCTCGTCACCGACCTCAGGGTTGGATTCGAAGGCCCCGGCGCGCATGCGACGAAGACCCTGCGCCAGGGTGATCGCGCTTACGCCGCCATCGCCTGGCCGCGCTCGCAGCACTCCACGACCAAGGAGTTCTGGGCCGAGCACCCGCCGCCGGCCGACCTGGACGAGGCCTTCCACCGGATCGAGAGGACCGCCGACTTCTGGCGTGAGTGGATCAACCACGGCGAGTTTCCCGAGCACCCATGGCAGAGCTACCTCCAGCGCAGCGCGCTGACTCTCAAAGGGCTGACGTACAGCCCGACCGGGGCGCTGCTGGCGGCGCCGACGACCTCGCTCCCCGAAACCATCGGCGGTGAGCGCAACTGGGACTATCGGTACACGTGGATCCGCGACGGGACCTTCATGCTGTGGGGTCTGTACACGCTGGGCTTCGCGCGCGAGGCCAACGATTTCTTCTACTTCATCGCCGACGTGGCCGCCGGCAAGAAGGATCTCCAGATCATGTACGGCATCGGCGGCGAGCACGAGCTGGCCGAGAAGACGCTCGACCACCTGAGCGGGTATGACGGGTCGCGGCCGGTGCGCATCGGCAACGCCGCGTTCCAGCAGGTGCAACACGATGTGTGGGGCGCGGTGCTCGACTCGGTGTACCTGCACACCAAGTCGAGGGATTACCTGCCGGAAGCGGTCTGGCCCATCCTCAAGCACTCGGTCGAGTGCGCCATCGGCAACTGGAAGAAGCCGGATCATGGGATTTGGGAGATGCGCGGCCGGCCGCAGCACTTCACGTCCTCGAAGCTGATGTGCTGGGTCTCGGCCGATCGCGGAGCGCGGCTGGCGGAGCTTCACGGAGACCTCGACCTGGCGGAGCGCTGGCAGGCTGCGGCGGATGAGATCAAGTCGGACATCTGCGAGCACGGCGTCGACTCACGCGGCGTCTTCGTCCAGCGCTACGGCTCGAAGGCGCTCGACGCGTCCGTGCTCCTGATCCCGCTCGTGCGCTTCCTCCCGCCGGACGATCCGCGCGTCAAGGCGACGGTGCTGGCCATCGCCGGCGAGCTGACCGTCGACGGGATGGTCCTCCGCTATCGCCCGGAGGAAACCGACGAGGGCCTCTCAGGCGAGGAGGGCACGTTCACCATGTGCTCGTTCTGGCTCGTGTCCGCGTTGTGCGAGATCGGTGAGCTGGAGCGGGCGCGGCAGCTTTGCGAGAAGCTGCTCTCATATTCGAGCCCGCTGCAGCTCTACGCAGAAGAGATCGACCCCCGCAGCGGCAGGCATCTCGGCAACTTCCCGCAGGCCTTCTCACACCTGGCGCTGATCAATGCCGTCATGCACGTGATCCACTGCGAGACGGGAACGCCTCACATTTTCGGGGGCGTGCCCTCCCCCCAACCCTGA
- the glgB gene encoding 1,4-alpha-glucan branching protein GlgB, with amino-acid sequence MIARSLLSPFDLHLFNEGTHSHLFDKLGAHVSNDPEGTFFAVWAPNADSVSVIGDFNGWDKSANGLYPREQSGIWEGFIPGVRHGALYKYYVHSRVTRAGADKADPFAAFAEPPPRQASVVWDLGYRWGDEGWMANRHVTNARSAPWAVYELHLGSWMRVPEEQNRSLSYRELAPRLADYVSRMGFTHVEFMPVMEHPFYGSWGYQVTGYFAPSSRYGTPQDFMFLVDYLHQNGIGVILDWVPSHFPSDEFGLQNFDGTHLFEHADPRLGVHPDWGSSIFNYGRNEVRGFLLSSALCWLDRYHADGLRVDAVASMLYLDYSRKAGEWIPNMFGGNENLEAVDFLRRFNIEVYKEQPDVQTIAEESTSWPLVSRPTYLGGLGFGMKWDMGWMHDTLGYLSQEPIHRKFHQQELTFRMLYAFSENYMLPLSHDEVVHGKGSLISKMPGDDWQKFANLRLLLAYMYAQPGKKLLFMGAEFGQWREWDHDQSLDWHLLDQPLHGGLRLWTGDLNRVLREEKALHELDFEPGGFAWIDCTDADQSVVSLMRRGRSPNDVVVGVFNFTPVPRHNYQIGIPRGGRWRELLNSDAPIYGGSGQGNLGGVEAAPISVHGQRHSITLTLPPLAALFLKPEAEPGA; translated from the coding sequence ATGATCGCGCGGTCGCTGCTCAGCCCGTTCGACCTCCACCTTTTCAATGAGGGCACGCACAGCCACCTCTTCGATAAGTTGGGAGCCCATGTGTCGAATGACCCCGAGGGGACGTTTTTCGCCGTGTGGGCGCCCAACGCCGATTCGGTGAGCGTGATCGGCGACTTCAACGGCTGGGACAAGTCGGCGAACGGCCTGTACCCACGGGAACAGTCGGGGATCTGGGAGGGCTTCATCCCCGGCGTGCGTCATGGGGCGCTGTACAAGTACTACGTCCACTCCCGCGTGACCCGCGCGGGCGCCGACAAGGCAGACCCGTTCGCCGCCTTCGCCGAGCCGCCGCCGAGACAGGCGTCGGTGGTGTGGGACCTCGGCTATCGGTGGGGCGACGAAGGCTGGATGGCCAACCGGCACGTGACGAACGCGCGGTCGGCGCCCTGGGCGGTGTACGAGCTGCACCTCGGCTCGTGGATGCGCGTCCCCGAGGAGCAGAATCGCTCCCTTTCCTACCGCGAGCTCGCACCGCGTCTTGCCGACTACGTGAGCCGCATGGGCTTCACTCACGTGGAGTTCATGCCGGTGATGGAGCACCCGTTCTATGGCTCTTGGGGATACCAGGTGACGGGCTACTTCGCCCCGAGCAGCCGGTACGGCACGCCGCAGGACTTCATGTTCCTGGTCGACTACCTGCACCAGAACGGAATCGGGGTGATCCTCGACTGGGTCCCCTCACACTTTCCATCGGACGAGTTCGGTCTCCAGAACTTCGACGGAACCCACCTCTTCGAGCACGCGGACCCACGCCTCGGCGTGCACCCGGACTGGGGCAGCTCGATCTTCAACTATGGTCGCAACGAGGTGCGCGGCTTCCTGCTGAGCAGCGCGCTGTGCTGGCTGGACCGCTATCACGCCGACGGCCTGCGCGTCGACGCGGTCGCGTCGATGCTCTACCTCGACTACTCGCGCAAGGCGGGCGAATGGATTCCCAACATGTTCGGCGGCAACGAAAACCTGGAGGCGGTGGATTTCCTGCGCCGCTTCAACATCGAGGTCTACAAAGAGCAGCCGGACGTGCAGACGATCGCGGAGGAATCGACCTCGTGGCCGCTGGTGTCAAGGCCCACCTATCTGGGCGGCCTGGGTTTCGGCATGAAGTGGGACATGGGCTGGATGCACGACACCCTCGGCTACCTGTCCCAGGAGCCGATCCACCGCAAGTTCCACCAGCAGGAGCTCACGTTCCGGATGCTCTATGCGTTCAGCGAGAACTACATGCTGCCGCTGTCGCACGACGAGGTCGTCCACGGCAAGGGATCGCTGATCTCGAAGATGCCCGGCGACGACTGGCAGAAATTCGCCAATCTGCGTCTGCTGCTCGCCTACATGTACGCGCAGCCCGGCAAGAAGCTCCTCTTCATGGGCGCCGAGTTCGGGCAGTGGCGCGAGTGGGACCACGACCAGAGCCTGGACTGGCACCTGCTCGACCAACCACTCCACGGCGGCCTGCGGCTGTGGACGGGTGACCTGAACCGGGTCCTGCGCGAGGAGAAGGCGCTGCACGAGTTGGACTTCGAGCCGGGCGGTTTCGCGTGGATCGACTGCACCGACGCCGACCAGAGCGTGGTCAGCCTGATGCGCCGCGGCCGCTCGCCCAACGACGTGGTGGTCGGCGTTTTCAATTTCACTCCCGTGCCGCGCCACAACTACCAGATCGGGATCCCCCGGGGTGGGCGCTGGCGCGAGCTGCTGAACAGCGACGCCCCGATCTACGGCGGCAGCGGGCAAGGCAACCTCGGAGGGGTCGAAGCGGCCCCGATCAGCGTGCACGGGCAGCGTCACAGCATCACGCTCACACTCCCACCGCTGGCCGCCTTGTTCCTGAAACCGGAGGCGGAGCCGGGCGCGTAA